Proteins from a genomic interval of Vicinamibacterales bacterium:
- the modA gene encoding molybdate ABC transporter substrate-binding protein produces MRTTLLAAGLVLFLASQDAPEPAAVTVSAAVSLTDALSAIAKEYAAGTRGGVRFNFGASNVLARQIVQGAPVDLFISADAAQMEVVRGAGLIQEGTRVDLVGNQLAVVVPTDRPRTFTSIAQIGEPSFRRIAIGDPAAVPAGVYARQYLEKEGLWAALQPRIVPTGSVRAALAAVEAGAADAAIVYRTDARGALRATVAWVVPLDRGPRIVYPAAIVRGSRNAQAASRFLEFLRSATAERTFTRFGFTARPAG; encoded by the coding sequence GTGCGCACAACGCTGCTCGCCGCCGGTCTGGTGCTGTTCCTGGCCTCGCAGGACGCTCCTGAGCCGGCTGCCGTCACGGTGTCGGCGGCCGTGAGCCTGACGGACGCGCTGTCGGCGATCGCGAAGGAGTATGCCGCCGGCACGCGCGGCGGCGTGCGCTTCAACTTCGGCGCGTCGAACGTGCTCGCGCGGCAGATCGTGCAGGGGGCCCCCGTCGATCTCTTCATCAGCGCGGACGCCGCGCAGATGGAGGTCGTCCGCGGCGCCGGTCTGATCCAGGAGGGCACGCGGGTCGATCTCGTCGGCAACCAGCTCGCCGTCGTCGTGCCGACGGATCGACCGCGCACGTTCACCAGCATCGCGCAGATCGGCGAACCGTCATTTCGCCGCATCGCGATAGGCGATCCGGCCGCGGTGCCCGCTGGCGTGTATGCCCGGCAGTATCTGGAGAAGGAGGGACTGTGGGCGGCGCTCCAGCCGCGGATCGTGCCGACGGGAAGCGTGAGGGCGGCGCTCGCCGCGGTGGAGGCAGGTGCGGCCGACGCCGCGATCGTCTATCGAACTGACGCGCGCGGCGCCCTGCGAGCGACGGTGGCGTGGGTGGTCCCCCTCGATCGCGGTCCGCGGATCGTCTATCCGGCCGCCATCGTGCGCGGATCGAGGAATGCGCAGGCTGCGTCGCGGTTCCTCGAGTTCCTCCGCAGCGCGACCGCGGAACGAACGTTCACGCGGTTCGGGTTCACCGCCAGGCCTGCCGGTTGA